The Faecalibacter sp. LW9 genome has a segment encoding these proteins:
- a CDS encoding exonuclease domain-containing protein — MKNFVAIDFETANRKRISACSIGLSIFEDGKLIECKHFYIKPPINEEFESINMRIHKITPEDVKDACNFLDLWNTQLNSILNNQFIVLHNSSMDYSILKQLIEFYDIKNVYFKYLDTMLLAKNLGYPQKLELLCEEFNIKFDNIHKADEDSKVCGELFLKLINIDSDIENSIKHYPERDKKYYESISIERDKEYKILIDKFRVSKKELDNIVINGNNFLFTGEILEPRHIAEKFITNNGGKIVKSIQKKLNFLVVGKDYGWSKIDKTVELNNKDCSIQILLEEDFNILKSKVFQFRLTKKIVDVYDDYFIQTAKVNSFYGKYIYYSQNFKQPHNSIYQLGGNLNGTVVNHWSDESQLTNFFIISDADYASLESGELSQEVIFIQELIKKQQSIKDFQTQIISSNLKIVKFKTFENYLQNRTKLNSNNIISESELKRDIFLLTDNNN, encoded by the coding sequence ATGAAAAACTTTGTTGCAATTGATTTTGAAACAGCTAATCGAAAGCGTATTAGTGCTTGCTCTATTGGATTATCAATTTTTGAAGATGGTAAATTAATTGAATGTAAGCACTTTTATATTAAACCTCCTATTAATGAGGAATTTGAATCTATAAATATGAGAATCCATAAAATTACACCAGAAGATGTAAAAGATGCTTGTAATTTTTTAGATTTATGGAATACCCAATTAAATTCTATTTTAAATAATCAATTCATTGTATTACATAATTCGAGTATGGATTATAGTATTTTAAAACAATTAATCGAATTTTATGATATCAAAAATGTATATTTTAAGTATTTAGATACGATGTTATTGGCTAAAAATTTAGGGTATCCGCAAAAATTAGAATTATTATGTGAAGAATTTAATATCAAATTTGATAACATTCACAAAGCAGATGAAGATTCAAAAGTTTGTGGAGAGTTGTTTCTAAAGTTAATAAATATTGATTCTGATATTGAAAACTCAATCAAGCATTACCCTGAAAGAGATAAAAAATATTACGAAAGTATTTCTATTGAAAGAGATAAAGAATACAAAATCTTAATAGATAAATTTAGAGTTTCTAAAAAAGAGTTAGATAATATAGTTATAAATGGAAATAATTTCTTGTTTACAGGTGAAATATTAGAACCACGACATATTGCTGAAAAATTTATAACAAATAACGGAGGTAAAATTGTAAAATCAATTCAAAAAAAACTTAATTTTTTAGTTGTTGGAAAAGATTACGGTTGGAGCAAAATTGACAAGACAGTAGAATTAAATAATAAAGATTGTTCTATCCAAATATTATTGGAGGAGGATTTTAATATTTTAAAATCTAAGGTTTTTCAATTTAGATTAACAAAAAAAATAGTAGATGTATATGATGATTATTTTATTCAAACAGCCAAAGTAAATTCCTTTTATGGAAAATATATATATTATTCTCAAAACTTCAAACAACCGCATAATAGTATATATCAATTAGGTGGAAACTTAAATGGTACTGTAGTAAACCATTGGTCTGATGAAAGTCAATTAACGAACTTTTTTATTATAAGTGATGCAGATTATGCATCCTTGGAAAGTGGTGAATTAAGTCAAGAAGTAATTTTTATTCAAGAATTAATTAAAAAGCAACAATCAATAAAAGATTTTCAAACCCAAATAATTAGTTCAAATCTTAAAATTGTAAAATTTAAAACCTTTGAAAATTACCTTCAAAACAGGACAAAGTTAAATTCGAATAATATAATATCTGAATCAGAATTAAAAAGAGATATTTTTTTATTAACTGATAATAATAATTAA
- a CDS encoding phage tail tape measure protein codes for MAKKIHEEDIKLNIIINGDKSQKELADLDKSTKALVSTNKDLKKAKAELVAQGKRDSQEFKNLTNQIKENNATIKANEDRMKALRNAIGINALSIQQLRKHANELKYSLNTMVPGTTEWKNLNTQLQETNARIRQLTATGQAQKLSFGAAADWLNRYQTMLVSVAATITGLTYSVQKWMDYMGELSDAESDVMKTASMTKTEIEDLSKSLGELDTRTSRINLLKIAEEGGRIGIAKEEMADFVKVMDQVYVALGDSFTGGVEEVASKLGKLKMLFEETKDMDVPNAYNAIGSAINDLGANGVATENNIAEFTTRIGALPQTLKPSIADTLALGAAFEESGIEAEVSARAYSIFLNRASTETASFAKVMGLPVEKVKEMINANPLEFFLKFAERLKGINPEAVEMAQLLDHLKINADGANKVIGAAANNSERFRETIELSNQSFISANSLLNEFAIKNSNLAAIMDKTKKTFAQIFSSETLTKVLGSSIEWFAKFIGAVNDTDGSVTKWRNNLVLLVKTFAIIIATIISYKSALVLTTLWSTTLTKATNLLNASQKASAITGNLLKGVYLLLSSAYYLLTGQVNKATASMRLFNIAVKINPIGVLLSVITLVTTAVIAFSDRLEETEKNIRNLNGATLANIEAEREFQKSLIATQSKINPLINILKDNNTTLEVRKRAYNDLIKQHPEFIGTVDKEFKATNKLTNAYDSLIEKLKAASRARALENVTQKRDQKLADALDAEFNAEIEFRKEQVLNRKIQKENEKAAKNYTEKLKTTTRESADLSYIPKNLNNNAAKELEKSKILREQAQKESDEWNRFLESEYKKTSKKEGKTTQDNNLSGGLNLGTDSSGSKNKTSIKSSENKEKTNRQKYYEDIIRDYTQNQEELLRLRDRYEDIKLSNIENEFERELAITNAEYLRTRRELEGNKVSDSIFNTLYKARQEAYKKGDMEMVSKLDAVTKTYHQKNQEIDHILLLEANEYAKKSIEIERARELKIVDNLIESGNKKINELKRLQTAELATITDIEMAKDILRRTMSEEEIKQIKSWEDAKKALDKQYQKETLEAQEQFLRDQLSQLQAITEGDTTSGIDFNLLTPEQQTELKEQVEQAKQLINELLIAKNQLLGEESDDKNGNKKKSKGDGNSLNKYSTDILGMSPDDWQLLYDHLKEGKIGFEEIAAVIGVMQNMYSQYAQMVAANENRELQRFEERTNRKKDALSRQLDQGYIDQATYNAEVQKLEDAYNKRKAQIEYNQAKKEKQMALVSSLMGTASAVVGALGKKPWGLDNFILAGLVGAMGAAQTLMIAKQPLPSKGFEDGYIDIQREQDGKMFRAKKGGRAKTGLVSKPTHFLAGEQGQHFPEMIIDGPTWKRMAPDMKQALQSEILRVRGFESGHFNNIASTDNSELIAFLKLNFEVLSKIYDEGLEAKIINDYRNAEQLQRGLDKYNKFKAKTKI; via the coding sequence ATGGCAAAGAAAATTCACGAAGAAGATATAAAACTGAATATCATCATCAATGGTGATAAATCTCAAAAAGAATTAGCTGATCTTGATAAAAGCACAAAGGCTCTTGTATCTACCAACAAAGATTTAAAGAAAGCGAAAGCTGAATTGGTTGCACAAGGTAAAAGGGATTCGCAAGAGTTTAAGAACCTTACCAATCAAATCAAAGAAAACAACGCGACGATAAAAGCCAACGAGGACCGAATGAAAGCGTTGAGAAATGCGATTGGTATCAATGCATTATCCATCCAACAACTTCGTAAACATGCCAACGAACTTAAGTATTCGTTAAATACAATGGTTCCAGGCACAACAGAATGGAAAAATCTTAACACTCAATTACAAGAAACTAACGCACGCATTCGCCAATTAACTGCAACTGGACAAGCCCAAAAATTAAGCTTTGGAGCTGCTGCCGATTGGTTAAATCGCTATCAAACCATGTTAGTTTCAGTAGCCGCTACAATTACAGGTCTTACCTACTCGGTACAAAAGTGGATGGATTATATGGGAGAGTTATCTGATGCTGAATCTGATGTTATGAAAACAGCTTCTATGACTAAAACAGAAATAGAAGATTTATCAAAATCATTAGGGGAATTAGATACCAGAACATCTCGGATTAATTTATTAAAAATTGCAGAAGAAGGTGGTCGTATAGGTATAGCAAAAGAGGAAATGGCTGATTTTGTTAAGGTAATGGACCAAGTGTACGTTGCATTAGGTGATTCTTTTACTGGAGGAGTAGAAGAAGTTGCGTCTAAGCTAGGTAAACTTAAGATGTTATTTGAAGAAACTAAAGATATGGATGTACCAAATGCATATAATGCAATTGGTTCAGCTATTAATGATTTAGGTGCTAATGGTGTTGCTACAGAAAATAATATTGCAGAATTCACTACAAGAATTGGCGCATTACCTCAGACATTAAAACCATCTATAGCAGACACATTAGCGTTGGGTGCAGCATTCGAAGAATCAGGTATTGAAGCAGAAGTATCAGCAAGAGCTTACTCAATATTTCTTAATAGAGCATCTACAGAAACAGCTTCATTTGCTAAGGTTATGGGATTGCCTGTAGAGAAAGTGAAAGAAATGATTAATGCTAATCCATTAGAGTTCTTTTTAAAATTTGCAGAAAGATTAAAAGGAATTAATCCAGAAGCTGTAGAAATGGCTCAATTATTAGATCACCTTAAAATTAATGCTGATGGAGCAAATAAGGTAATTGGAGCAGCAGCAAATAACAGCGAACGTTTTAGAGAAACTATAGAATTATCTAATCAATCTTTTATCTCTGCAAACTCGCTATTAAATGAATTTGCAATAAAAAACAGCAACTTAGCTGCAATAATGGATAAAACCAAAAAAACTTTTGCGCAAATCTTTTCTTCTGAAACTTTAACTAAAGTATTAGGAAGTAGTATTGAATGGTTCGCAAAATTTATTGGTGCAGTTAATGACACAGATGGCTCAGTTACAAAATGGAGAAATAACCTTGTTTTATTAGTAAAAACATTTGCTATTATAATAGCTACAATTATTAGTTATAAATCAGCATTAGTACTTACAACTTTGTGGAGTACAACATTAACTAAAGCAACAAATTTACTAAATGCTTCGCAAAAAGCTTCAGCAATAACAGGTAATCTATTAAAAGGAGTTTATTTACTATTAAGCTCGGCTTATTACCTGCTTACAGGGCAAGTAAACAAAGCTACTGCGTCCATGCGTTTATTTAACATTGCCGTTAAAATAAATCCGATTGGTGTACTATTATCTGTAATAACTTTAGTCACTACAGCTGTAATTGCTTTTAGTGATAGATTAGAAGAAACTGAGAAAAATATCCGAAATCTTAATGGAGCAACTTTAGCTAACATAGAAGCTGAAAGAGAATTTCAAAAATCATTAATTGCTACACAATCTAAGATAAATCCACTAATAAATATTCTTAAGGATAACAATACAACTTTAGAAGTAAGGAAACGAGCTTATAACGATTTAATTAAACAACATCCTGAATTTATTGGTACAGTTGATAAAGAATTTAAAGCAACTAATAAATTAACGAATGCTTATGATAGTTTAATTGAAAAATTAAAAGCTGCATCAAGAGCAAGAGCTTTAGAAAATGTAACACAAAAGCGTGATCAAAAGTTAGCTGATGCATTGGATGCAGAATTCAACGCAGAAATCGAATTTAGAAAAGAACAAGTTTTAAATCGAAAGATTCAAAAAGAAAATGAAAAGGCTGCAAAAAATTATACTGAAAAATTAAAAACAACAACCAGAGAATCTGCCGATTTATCTTATATACCAAAAAATTTAAATAACAATGCTGCAAAAGAATTAGAAAAATCAAAAATATTAAGGGAACAAGCACAGAAAGAATCTGATGAATGGAATAGATTTTTAGAATCAGAGTATAAAAAAACTTCAAAAAAAGAAGGAAAAACAACTCAGGATAATAATTTAAGTGGTGGTTTAAATTTAGGGACTGATTCATCAGGATCTAAAAATAAAACATCAATAAAATCCTCTGAAAATAAAGAAAAAACAAATCGTCAAAAATATTATGAAGATATAATACGTGATTATACTCAAAATCAAGAAGAATTACTAAGATTACGTGACAGATATGAGGATATTAAATTAAGTAATATCGAAAATGAATTCGAAAGAGAATTAGCAATTACCAATGCTGAATATTTACGTACTCGTAGAGAATTAGAAGGTAATAAAGTTTCTGACTCTATATTTAATACACTTTATAAAGCACGTCAAGAAGCATATAAAAAAGGTGATATGGAAATGGTTTCTAAATTAGATGCTGTAACGAAAACATATCATCAAAAAAATCAAGAAATAGATCATATACTTTTATTAGAAGCTAATGAATATGCTAAAAAATCTATTGAAATAGAACGTGCTCGCGAATTAAAAATAGTTGACAACCTAATAGAATCGGGCAACAAAAAAATAAATGAATTAAAGCGATTACAAACTGCCGAATTAGCAACCATTACGGATATCGAAATGGCAAAAGATATTCTTCGTCGTACAATGAGCGAAGAAGAAATCAAGCAAATTAAGTCGTGGGAAGATGCTAAAAAAGCATTGGATAAACAATACCAAAAAGAAACTTTAGAGGCACAAGAACAATTCTTACGTGATCAATTAAGCCAATTACAAGCCATTACCGAAGGGGATACTACTTCGGGTATAGACTTTAATCTTCTAACGCCTGAGCAACAAACAGAATTAAAAGAACAAGTTGAGCAAGCCAAACAATTAATCAACGAATTATTGATTGCAAAAAATCAATTGTTAGGCGAAGAGTCAGACGATAAAAATGGTAATAAAAAGAAAAGCAAAGGCGATGGAAATTCTTTAAATAAATACAGTACAGATATTTTAGGAATGTCGCCAGATGATTGGCAGTTGCTATACGATCATCTTAAGGAGGGTAAAATAGGCTTCGAAGAAATAGCCGCAGTTATTGGCGTAATGCAAAATATGTATAGCCAATATGCACAAATGGTGGCGGCTAACGAAAACCGAGAATTACAACGATTTGAGGAAAGAACCAATAGAAAGAAAGATGCACTTTCTCGTCAATTGGATCAAGGCTATATCGACCAAGCGACGTACAATGCCGAAGTACAAAAATTAGAAGATGCGTATAATAAAAGAAAAGCGCAAATTGAATACAATCAAGCTAAAAAAGAAAAACAAATGGCTTTAGTTTCTTCTCTAATGGGTACAGCTTCTGCAGTTGTTGGAGCATTAGGAAAAAAGCCTTGGGGATTAGATAATTTTATTTTAGCGGGATTAGTTGGTGCAATGGGTGCAGCACAAACATTAATGATTGCCAAGCAGCCATTACCATCCAAAGGATTTGAAGATGGATATATCGATATCCAACGCGAGCAAGATGGGAAAATGTTCAGAGCCAAGAAAGGTGGACGAGCAAAAACAGGATTAGTTTCTAAACCAACTCATTTCTTAGCAGGCGAACAAGGACAACATTTCCCAGAAATGATAATCGACGGACCTACTTGGAAGCGTATGGCTCCGGATATGAAACAAGCTTTGCAATCCGAAATTTTACGTGTACGTGGTTTTGAAAGTGGGCACTTCAATAACATTGCGTCAACAGACAATAGCGAATTAATCGCGTTCTTGAAATTAAATTTTGAAGTACTTTCTAAAATCTATGATGAAGGTTTAGAAGCAAAAATTATCAACGATTACCGCAATGCTGAACAATTGCAAAGAGGTTTGGACAAGTACAATAAATTCAAAGCTAAAACGAAGATCTAA
- a CDS encoding helix-turn-helix transcriptional regulator, giving the protein MNYIKFLYEKSDYKSVKDFAKDADISERTMNSYIYENRDIPLSKFIKICNALNLDFEKFINQ; this is encoded by the coding sequence ATGAATTACATTAAATTTCTTTACGAAAAATCAGATTATAAATCGGTTAAAGACTTTGCAAAAGATGCCGATATTTCCGAACGTACAATGAATTCGTACATTTACGAAAATCGAGATATTCCACTTTCTAAATTCATTAAAATTTGCAACGCACTAAACTTAGATTTCGAAAAGTTTATCAATCAATAA